Proteins from a single region of Synchiropus splendidus isolate RoL2022-P1 chromosome 3, RoL_Sspl_1.0, whole genome shotgun sequence:
- the zgc:85858 gene encoding stress-associated endoplasmic reticulum protein 1, whose amino-acid sequence MSAVQRMKVANERHSKTITQRGHVQKTSRPVNEDKSPVGPWLLALFVFVVCGSAIFQIIQSIRQGM is encoded by the exons ATGTCGGCGGTGCAACGCATGAAAGTGGCAAACGAGCGACACAGCAAGACCATCACACAACGGGGGCACGTCCAGAAGACATCG CGACCTGTCAATGAGGACAAGTCTCCAGTGGGCCCATGGCTGCTGgctctttttgtctttgtcgTTTGTGGATCTG CCATCTTCCAAATCATCCAAAGCATCAGACAGGGCATGTGA
- the camta2 gene encoding calmodulin-binding transcription activator 2 isoform X2: MSNKAMVSTETENKAQRKVFLPNKLLECLPRSSSLPNERLRWNTNEEIASYLVSFDRHDEWLSCTLKTRPKNGSIILYNRKKVKYRKDGYCWKKRKDGKDTREDHMKLKVQGMECLYGNYVHSSIVPTFHRRCYWLLQNPDIVLVHYLNVPSLEDSGKSSPLLCASRHDGVRWSRDDLLNQLKPMFHSMKCSLDSGDFSIEELVQNILDRQRTKPQPRTHTCLCNTAQVTSGMNIPHRCNSTKHRIISPKLPISPCIPPTTPRCSEVGDAGGGGVEAKLPHFKAQCSPSSSPCPSSTAASSPPQPHRAAITLANHGNGFYSKHSGNLATVALPQNAVIVMATTSTLPQGGGRQGGVGVANHEHAGPRRSLSLGHSRQMLLSPALPTAEPTTAVKPASSPPPPSSSPQSFPPTAPTPGVTTVSLTLLSSPVIGSLLLTPTPSTPLCSHPPPPTAVSPPSPSSSPSPPLSSSSVTPPFDPDSFLNSPKQGQTYGGPILTSSSSPSPTLCSPSTHCSPSLPLSLSDTSVATSSVSPPSSLSSLSSSSCEAERRNSSSSSSSSSPPLPSLPPTHGLPLSPTSSVTPHLVPLCLELEALGELDGASDTPGDGEELKDRPDNEDDDDEGSAPPTKLALLQSNDNASQPSSRQQTGSHPNPLLLTCQDSNQPSQQITETQQHHSDEDLPILLGPSYSLMSAPEAPASSALSHSPLIMSPNQSFSKSNMTSLSLENPDTNPGHFAVPIATTDPAVPLIQVKEEGGRSFDNDDTAMDTHLEAEPCDRGGDELEISFDSQFPDLISDLMTEDVNTVVAPPPAPNPTVFPAGIRYMVPPQPLPSSSFLPFPHPTTASSSSSRLATITDFSPEWSYPEGGVKVLITGPWSELFGRYSCVFDQSTVPASLIQPGVLRCYCPAHEAGLVCLQVLESGTSISSSVLFEYRARNASSLPSSQLDWLSLDDNQFRMSILERLEQMERRMAEMAARGDNHQQQHSYPHHGNQLATPPPPPLPDDQAQSSQWFERRIVGVCERMMRGGRWSGGGEERLHHSVRHRGMTLLHLAAAQGYTHLIHTLIHWRRLSSDSLDLEQEVDPLNVDHFSCTPLMWACALGHQSAAELLYSWNSLALGIPDSLGRLPLAVARSRGHTRLATALEELHTQTHMMSRDTGSPPSDTTTPVTPQPQLPLSPLSTSPDTGLSSSSSLLSPSDPSSPSPSSAYSSGPAPMDTSPSSPSSPSSSSSSLPVSPPSPSSLPMSSMWGEESNSGLSAGLNPGASRDSHLYLMDYENTCPSSSSHLSGGRRSHVAATLEEQLLSYSENAENEDEYLEEEVLQVDMATLAEQIIEATPDRIKQENFSRGAESPLRERRDNPAIHDPWLATYLDTVDTHTQSPPRRLCPPSPLSALALQRLRPPSSAAWAEFLNASANGKMERDFALLTLTDGEQRELYEAARIIQNAFRRYKGRRLKEQQDMAAAVIQRCYRKYKQYALYKKMTQAAILIQSKFRSYYEQKRFQQSRRAAVLIQQYYRSYKEYERLKQTPRAAATHNPKIKGSFLTKKQDQAARKIMRFLRRCRHRIKELKQMKELERRGLTT, encoded by the exons ATGAGCAACAAGGCGATGGTTTCCACGGAGACAG AGAATAAAGCTCAGAGAAAAGTGTTCCTCCCCAACAAGTTGCTGGAGTGTCTTCCTCGCTCATCCAGTCTGCCTAATGAGCGACTTAGATGGAACACTAATGAG GAGATTGCCTCTTATCTAGTATCATTTGACAGACATGACGAGTGGCTCTCCTGTACACTAAAGACAAG GCCAAAGAATGGAAGCATCATTCTTTACAACAGGAAAAAGGTCAAGTATAGGAAGGATGGTTATTGTTGGAAGAAACGGAAGGATGGGAAAGATACGAGAGAAGACCACATGAAGCTTAAGGTCCAGGGCATGGAG TGCCTGTATGGAAACTATGTCCATTCCTCCATTGTGCCAACATTCCACAGACGCTGCTACTGGCTTCTACAG AACCCTGACATCGTCTTGGTCCACTATCTGAATGTGCCATCCCTTGAGGATTCTGGGAAGAGCAGTCCACTTCTGTGTGCCAGTCGCCATGACGGTGTGCGTTGGAGCCGAGATGACCTTCTGAACCAGCTCAAGCCGATGT TTCATAGTATGAAGTGTTCGCTTGACTCAGGAGATTTCAGCATAGAGGAGTTAGTACAGAATATCCTGGACCGGCAGAGAACCAAACCACAGCCCcgcacacacacctgcctcTGTAACACCGCCCAGG TGACATCAGGAATGAACATTCCTCACCGCTGCAACAGCACCAAGCACCGAATAATCTCTCCAAAACTGCCCATTTCACCTTGTATTCCCCCCACGACCCCGCGATGTTCTGAAGTTGGCGACGCaggtggaggtggagtggaggcTAAACTGCCTCActttaaggcacaatgcagccCCAGCTCCTCTCCCTGCCCCTCTTCCAC CGCCGCGTCATCGCCCCCGCAGCCTCACAGAGCAGCAATCACTTTAGCTAACCATGGCAATGGCTTCTACAGCAAACACAGTGGCAACCTAGCGACAGTGGCCCTACCCCAGAATGCTGTCATTGTTATGGCAACTACTTCCACTCTGCCACAGGGAGGTGGTAGGCAGGGTGGAGTGGGCGTCGCCAATCATGAGCACGCAGGTCCAAGAAGGAGCTTGTCACTTGGTCACTCCCGTCAGATGTTGCTTTCTCCTGCTCTCCCTACAGCTGAACCTACAACCGCTGTAAAGCcagcttcttctccacctcctccctcttcttctccccaGTCTTTTCCACCTACTGCTCCAACACCAGGGGTCACCACTGTCTCCCTCACACTCCTGTCATCCCCTGTAATTGGAAGCCTACTTCTCACCCCTACCCCCTCTACACCACTCTGCTCTCACCCACCTCCACCAACGGCAGTTTCCCCACCATCtccttcttcctcaccttctccaCCTTTGTCATCCTCATCTGTCACTCCTCCTTTTGATCCTGACTCTTTTCTGAACTCTCCAAAGCAAGGTCAGACATATGGTGGTCCAATCCTTacatcatcctcatctcctTCTCCCACCCTCTGCTCCCCCTCAACTCACTGTTCACCTTCCCTACCACTTTCCCTCTCCGACACTTCAGTTGCCACATCTTCTGTGTCACCTCCATCCTCgctctcctctctgtcttcatctTCCTGTGAAGCTGAGAGGAGAAACTCCTCGTCCTCcagttcctcttcctctcctcctttacCTTCGCTACCTCCCACCCATGGCCTCCCCCTTTCACCTACATCCTCCGTGACTCCACATTTAGTTCCTCTCTGTCTGGAGCTAGAAGCTCTGGGAGAACTAGATGGCGCAAGCGATACCCCGGGTGATGGAGAGGAATTAAAAGACAGGCCTGATAAtgaagatgacgatgatgaaggaAGTGCTCCGCCCACCAAGCTGGCTCTGCTGCAG TCAAATGATAACGCCTCCCAGCCATCATCACGACAACAGACAGGAAGTCACCCCAATCCACTGCTGCTGACCTGTCAAGACTCGAACCAGCCTTCTCAACAAATCACTGAGACTCAGCAGCACCATTCTGATGAGGACTTACCAATCCTTCTTGGACCTAGCTACTCTCTCATGTCTGCACCTGAAGCCCCAGCCTCTTCTGCACTATCCCACTCACCACTCATTATGTCCCCAAATCAGTCGTTTTCTAAATCAAACATGACATCCTTGAGCCTGGAGAATCCAGACACCAACCCTGGACATTTTGCTGTCCCCATTGCAACCACAGACCCTGCAGTACCCCTGAtccaggtgaaggaggagggagggcggAGCTTTGACAATGATGACACAGCCATGGATACCCACCTGGAGGCAGAGCCCTGTGATCGTGGAGGAGATGAACTAGAGATCTCCTTTGATAGCCAGTTTCCTGACCTCATATCTGACCTCATGACAGAGGATGTCAACACTGTGGTGGCTCCTCCGCCTGCCCCGAACCCCACTGTGTTTCCAGCAGGGATTCGCTACATGGTGCCCCCGCAGCCCTTACcctcctcttctttccttcCCTTTCCTCACCCAACAACggcttcatcatcttcttctcgCCTCGCCACCATCACAGACTTCTCTCCTGAGTGGTCCTATCCAGAG GGTGGAGTGAAAGTTTTGATAACAGGACCTTGGAGCGAGCTGTTTGGTCGGTATTCATGTGTGTTTGATCAGAGCACAGTCCCAGCATCACTTATCCAGCCTGGTGTCCTCCGTTGCTACTGCCCTG CCCATGAAGCCGGCCTTGTGTGTCTCCAGGTTCTGGAGTCTGGGACGTCCATCTCTTCCTCCGTTTTGTTTGAGTACAGAGCAAGGAATGCCAGCTCACTGCCCAGTTCTCAACTGGATTGGCTGTCACTGGACG ACAATCAGTTCAGGATGTCCATCCTGGAGCGATTGGAGCAGATGGAGCGCAGAATGGCAGAGATGGCTGCACGCGGCGACAATCATCAACAGCAGCATTCTTATCCGCATCATGGCAACCAGCTTGCcacgcctcctcctccacccttaCCTGACGACCAGGCACAG tcatcaCAGTGGTTCGAGAGAAGAATAGTTGGAGTGTGTGAGCGGATGATGAGAGGCGGGAGATGGAGTGGGGGTGGCGAAGAAAGACTTCATCACTCCGTCCGTCACCGTGGGATGACGCTGCTTCACCTGGCTGCAGCACAAGGATACACACACCTGATACACACACTGATTCACTGGAG gCGATTGAGCAGTGACAGTTTGGACCTGGAGCAGGAAGTCGATCCTCTCAACGTTGACCACTTCTCCTGCACACCGCTG ATGTGGGCGTGTGCCCTTGGTCACCAAAGCGCAGCAGAGCTCCTGTACAGCTGGAACAGTTTGGCGCTCGGCATCCCCGATTCGTTGGGTCGTCTGCCACTGGCTGTGGCTCGTTCCAGAGGACACACACGTCTGGCCACAGCTCTGGAGGagctacacacacaaacacatatgaTGTCAAGAGACACAGGCTCACCGCCATCTGACACGACTACACCAGTGACCCCTCAGCCTCAACTCCCACTGTCCCCTCTGTCCACCAGTCCAGACACAG GTTTaagctcctccagcagcttgcTTTCTCCCAGTgatccttcctctccctctccaaGCTCCGCCTACTCCAGTGGCCCTGCCCCTATGGACACCTCCCCTTCCTCaccctcttctccttcctcttcttcttcttctttacctgtctctcctccatcccCCTCATCCCTCCCCATGTCATCCATGTGGGGCGAGGAGTCAAACTCTGGGCTCAGTGCAG GTTTGAATCCTGGGGCATCCAGAGACTCTCACCTTTACCTCATGGACTATGAGAACACATGTCCCTCCTCCTCAAGTCACTTGTCTGGAGGTCGACGCTCTCATGTGGCTGCAacactggaggagcagctgctcagtTACAGTGAGAATGCAGAGAATGAGGATGAGTacttggaggaggaggtgctgcAG GTGGATATGGCCACACTAGCGGAGCAAATCATAGAGGCGACTCCTGACCGGATCAAGCAGGAGAACTTTTCCAGAGGTGCAGAGTCACCACTGCGAGAGAGACGGGACAATCCGGCCATACATGACCCGTGGTTGGCCACTTATTTGGACACAgtggacactcacacacagtcccCTCCCAG GCGGTTgtgccctccctctcctctcagtGCATTGGCCCTACAAAGGCTGCGTCCTCCGTCCTCTGCAGCCTGGGCAGAGTTCCTCAATGCATCAGCCAATGGAAAGATGGAGCGAGACTTTGCCCTACTGACCCTGACTGATGGCGAGCAGAGGGAACTTTACGAAGCGGCCAGAATAATCCAAAATGCCTTCAGAAGATACAAG GGTCGGAGGTTAAAGGAGCAGCAGGACATGGCCGCAGCCGTCATACAGAGATGCTACCGCAAATACAAgcag TACGCCCTCTACAAGAAGATGACCCAAGCAGCCATCCTGATCCAGTCCAAGTTCCGCTCATACTACGAGCAGAAACGCTTCCAGCAGAGCCGACGGGCCGCAGTACTCATCCAACAGTACTATCGCAGCTACAAGGAGTACGAGAGGCTGAAGCAGACGCCGCGAGCTGCTGCCACCCACAATCCCAAAATCAA GGGGTCGTTCTTGACGAAGAAACAGGACCAAGCCGCGCGAAAAATCATGAGGTTCTTAAGACGCTGCAGACACAG GATCAAGGAGCTGAAGCAGATGAAAGAGCTGGAGAGGCGAGGACTGACCACCTAA
- the camta2 gene encoding calmodulin-binding transcription activator 2 isoform X1, with protein MSNKAMVSTETENKAQRKVFLPNKLLECLPRSSSLPNERLRWNTNEEIASYLVSFDRHDEWLSCTLKTRPKNGSIILYNRKKVKYRKDGYCWKKRKDGKDTREDHMKLKVQGMECLYGNYVHSSIVPTFHRRCYWLLQNPDIVLVHYLNVPSLEDSGKSSPLLCASRHDGVRWSRDDLLNQLKPMFHSMKCSLDSGDFSIEELVQNILDRQRTKPQPRTHTCLCNTAQVTSGMNIPHRCNSTKHRIISPKLPISPCIPPTTPRCSEVGDAGGGGVEAKLPHFKAQCSPSSSPCPSSTAASSPPQPHRAAITLANHGNGFYSKHSGNLATVALPQNAVIVMATTSTLPQGGGRQGGVGVANHEHAGPRRSLSLGHSRQMLLSPALPTAEPTTAVKPASSPPPPSSSPQSFPPTAPTPGVTTVSLTLLSSPVIGSLLLTPTPSTPLCSHPPPPTAVSPPSPSSSPSPPLSSSSVTPPFDPDSFLNSPKQGQTYGGPILTSSSSPSPTLCSPSTHCSPSLPLSLSDTSVATSSVSPPSSLSSLSSSSCEAERRNSSSSSSSSSPPLPSLPPTHGLPLSPTSSVTPHLVPLCLELEALGELDGASDTPGDGEELKDRPDNEDDDDEGSAPPTKLALLQSNDNASQPSSRQQTGSHPNPLLLTCQDSNQPSQQITETQQHHSDEDLPILLGPSYSLMSAPEAPASSALSHSPLIMSPNQSFSKSNMTSLSLENPDTNPGHFAVPIATTDPAVPLIQVKEEGGRSFDNDDTAMDTHLEAEPCDRGGDELEISFDSQFPDLISDLMTEDVNTVVAPPPAPNPTVFPAGIRYMVPPQPLPSSSFLPFPHPTTASSSSSRLATITDFSPEWSYPEGGVKVLITGPWSELFGRYSCVFDQSTVPASLIQPGVLRCYCPAHEAGLVCLQVLESGTSISSSVLFEYRARNASSLPSSQLDWLSLDDNQFRMSILERLEQMERRMAEMAARGDNHQQQHSYPHHGNQLATPPPPPLPDDQAQSSQWFERRIVGVCERMMRGGRWSGGGEERLHHSVRHRGMTLLHLAAAQGYTHLIHTLIHWRRLSSDSLDLEQEVDPLNVDHFSCTPLMWACALGHQSAAELLYSWNSLALGIPDSLGRLPLAVARSRGHTRLATALEELHTQTHMMSRDTGSPPSDTTTPVTPQPQLPLSPLSTSPDTGLSSSSSLLSPSDPSSPSPSSAYSSGPAPMDTSPSSPSSPSSSSSSLPVSPPSPSSLPMSSMWGEESNSGLSAGLNPGASRDSHLYLMDYENTCPSSSSHLSGGRRSHVAATLEEQLLSYSENAENEDEYLEEEVLQVDMATLAEQIIEATPDRIKQENFSRGAESPLRERRDNPAIHDPWLATYLDTVDTHTQSPPRRLCPPSPLSALALQRLRPPSSAAWAEFLNASANGKMERDFALLTLTDGEQRELYEAARIIQNAFRRYKGRRLKEQQDMAAAVIQRCYRKYKQLTWIALKYALYKKMTQAAILIQSKFRSYYEQKRFQQSRRAAVLIQQYYRSYKEYERLKQTPRAAATHNPKIKGSFLTKKQDQAARKIMRFLRRCRHRIKELKQMKELERRGLTT; from the exons ATGAGCAACAAGGCGATGGTTTCCACGGAGACAG AGAATAAAGCTCAGAGAAAAGTGTTCCTCCCCAACAAGTTGCTGGAGTGTCTTCCTCGCTCATCCAGTCTGCCTAATGAGCGACTTAGATGGAACACTAATGAG GAGATTGCCTCTTATCTAGTATCATTTGACAGACATGACGAGTGGCTCTCCTGTACACTAAAGACAAG GCCAAAGAATGGAAGCATCATTCTTTACAACAGGAAAAAGGTCAAGTATAGGAAGGATGGTTATTGTTGGAAGAAACGGAAGGATGGGAAAGATACGAGAGAAGACCACATGAAGCTTAAGGTCCAGGGCATGGAG TGCCTGTATGGAAACTATGTCCATTCCTCCATTGTGCCAACATTCCACAGACGCTGCTACTGGCTTCTACAG AACCCTGACATCGTCTTGGTCCACTATCTGAATGTGCCATCCCTTGAGGATTCTGGGAAGAGCAGTCCACTTCTGTGTGCCAGTCGCCATGACGGTGTGCGTTGGAGCCGAGATGACCTTCTGAACCAGCTCAAGCCGATGT TTCATAGTATGAAGTGTTCGCTTGACTCAGGAGATTTCAGCATAGAGGAGTTAGTACAGAATATCCTGGACCGGCAGAGAACCAAACCACAGCCCcgcacacacacctgcctcTGTAACACCGCCCAGG TGACATCAGGAATGAACATTCCTCACCGCTGCAACAGCACCAAGCACCGAATAATCTCTCCAAAACTGCCCATTTCACCTTGTATTCCCCCCACGACCCCGCGATGTTCTGAAGTTGGCGACGCaggtggaggtggagtggaggcTAAACTGCCTCActttaaggcacaatgcagccCCAGCTCCTCTCCCTGCCCCTCTTCCAC CGCCGCGTCATCGCCCCCGCAGCCTCACAGAGCAGCAATCACTTTAGCTAACCATGGCAATGGCTTCTACAGCAAACACAGTGGCAACCTAGCGACAGTGGCCCTACCCCAGAATGCTGTCATTGTTATGGCAACTACTTCCACTCTGCCACAGGGAGGTGGTAGGCAGGGTGGAGTGGGCGTCGCCAATCATGAGCACGCAGGTCCAAGAAGGAGCTTGTCACTTGGTCACTCCCGTCAGATGTTGCTTTCTCCTGCTCTCCCTACAGCTGAACCTACAACCGCTGTAAAGCcagcttcttctccacctcctccctcttcttctccccaGTCTTTTCCACCTACTGCTCCAACACCAGGGGTCACCACTGTCTCCCTCACACTCCTGTCATCCCCTGTAATTGGAAGCCTACTTCTCACCCCTACCCCCTCTACACCACTCTGCTCTCACCCACCTCCACCAACGGCAGTTTCCCCACCATCtccttcttcctcaccttctccaCCTTTGTCATCCTCATCTGTCACTCCTCCTTTTGATCCTGACTCTTTTCTGAACTCTCCAAAGCAAGGTCAGACATATGGTGGTCCAATCCTTacatcatcctcatctcctTCTCCCACCCTCTGCTCCCCCTCAACTCACTGTTCACCTTCCCTACCACTTTCCCTCTCCGACACTTCAGTTGCCACATCTTCTGTGTCACCTCCATCCTCgctctcctctctgtcttcatctTCCTGTGAAGCTGAGAGGAGAAACTCCTCGTCCTCcagttcctcttcctctcctcctttacCTTCGCTACCTCCCACCCATGGCCTCCCCCTTTCACCTACATCCTCCGTGACTCCACATTTAGTTCCTCTCTGTCTGGAGCTAGAAGCTCTGGGAGAACTAGATGGCGCAAGCGATACCCCGGGTGATGGAGAGGAATTAAAAGACAGGCCTGATAAtgaagatgacgatgatgaaggaAGTGCTCCGCCCACCAAGCTGGCTCTGCTGCAG TCAAATGATAACGCCTCCCAGCCATCATCACGACAACAGACAGGAAGTCACCCCAATCCACTGCTGCTGACCTGTCAAGACTCGAACCAGCCTTCTCAACAAATCACTGAGACTCAGCAGCACCATTCTGATGAGGACTTACCAATCCTTCTTGGACCTAGCTACTCTCTCATGTCTGCACCTGAAGCCCCAGCCTCTTCTGCACTATCCCACTCACCACTCATTATGTCCCCAAATCAGTCGTTTTCTAAATCAAACATGACATCCTTGAGCCTGGAGAATCCAGACACCAACCCTGGACATTTTGCTGTCCCCATTGCAACCACAGACCCTGCAGTACCCCTGAtccaggtgaaggaggagggagggcggAGCTTTGACAATGATGACACAGCCATGGATACCCACCTGGAGGCAGAGCCCTGTGATCGTGGAGGAGATGAACTAGAGATCTCCTTTGATAGCCAGTTTCCTGACCTCATATCTGACCTCATGACAGAGGATGTCAACACTGTGGTGGCTCCTCCGCCTGCCCCGAACCCCACTGTGTTTCCAGCAGGGATTCGCTACATGGTGCCCCCGCAGCCCTTACcctcctcttctttccttcCCTTTCCTCACCCAACAACggcttcatcatcttcttctcgCCTCGCCACCATCACAGACTTCTCTCCTGAGTGGTCCTATCCAGAG GGTGGAGTGAAAGTTTTGATAACAGGACCTTGGAGCGAGCTGTTTGGTCGGTATTCATGTGTGTTTGATCAGAGCACAGTCCCAGCATCACTTATCCAGCCTGGTGTCCTCCGTTGCTACTGCCCTG CCCATGAAGCCGGCCTTGTGTGTCTCCAGGTTCTGGAGTCTGGGACGTCCATCTCTTCCTCCGTTTTGTTTGAGTACAGAGCAAGGAATGCCAGCTCACTGCCCAGTTCTCAACTGGATTGGCTGTCACTGGACG ACAATCAGTTCAGGATGTCCATCCTGGAGCGATTGGAGCAGATGGAGCGCAGAATGGCAGAGATGGCTGCACGCGGCGACAATCATCAACAGCAGCATTCTTATCCGCATCATGGCAACCAGCTTGCcacgcctcctcctccacccttaCCTGACGACCAGGCACAG tcatcaCAGTGGTTCGAGAGAAGAATAGTTGGAGTGTGTGAGCGGATGATGAGAGGCGGGAGATGGAGTGGGGGTGGCGAAGAAAGACTTCATCACTCCGTCCGTCACCGTGGGATGACGCTGCTTCACCTGGCTGCAGCACAAGGATACACACACCTGATACACACACTGATTCACTGGAG gCGATTGAGCAGTGACAGTTTGGACCTGGAGCAGGAAGTCGATCCTCTCAACGTTGACCACTTCTCCTGCACACCGCTG ATGTGGGCGTGTGCCCTTGGTCACCAAAGCGCAGCAGAGCTCCTGTACAGCTGGAACAGTTTGGCGCTCGGCATCCCCGATTCGTTGGGTCGTCTGCCACTGGCTGTGGCTCGTTCCAGAGGACACACACGTCTGGCCACAGCTCTGGAGGagctacacacacaaacacatatgaTGTCAAGAGACACAGGCTCACCGCCATCTGACACGACTACACCAGTGACCCCTCAGCCTCAACTCCCACTGTCCCCTCTGTCCACCAGTCCAGACACAG GTTTaagctcctccagcagcttgcTTTCTCCCAGTgatccttcctctccctctccaaGCTCCGCCTACTCCAGTGGCCCTGCCCCTATGGACACCTCCCCTTCCTCaccctcttctccttcctcttcttcttcttctttacctgtctctcctccatcccCCTCATCCCTCCCCATGTCATCCATGTGGGGCGAGGAGTCAAACTCTGGGCTCAGTGCAG GTTTGAATCCTGGGGCATCCAGAGACTCTCACCTTTACCTCATGGACTATGAGAACACATGTCCCTCCTCCTCAAGTCACTTGTCTGGAGGTCGACGCTCTCATGTGGCTGCAacactggaggagcagctgctcagtTACAGTGAGAATGCAGAGAATGAGGATGAGTacttggaggaggaggtgctgcAG GTGGATATGGCCACACTAGCGGAGCAAATCATAGAGGCGACTCCTGACCGGATCAAGCAGGAGAACTTTTCCAGAGGTGCAGAGTCACCACTGCGAGAGAGACGGGACAATCCGGCCATACATGACCCGTGGTTGGCCACTTATTTGGACACAgtggacactcacacacagtcccCTCCCAG GCGGTTgtgccctccctctcctctcagtGCATTGGCCCTACAAAGGCTGCGTCCTCCGTCCTCTGCAGCCTGGGCAGAGTTCCTCAATGCATCAGCCAATGGAAAGATGGAGCGAGACTTTGCCCTACTGACCCTGACTGATGGCGAGCAGAGGGAACTTTACGAAGCGGCCAGAATAATCCAAAATGCCTTCAGAAGATACAAG GGTCGGAGGTTAAAGGAGCAGCAGGACATGGCCGCAGCCGTCATACAGAGATGCTACCGCAAATACAAgcag CTAACATGGATAGCTCTGAAG TACGCCCTCTACAAGAAGATGACCCAAGCAGCCATCCTGATCCAGTCCAAGTTCCGCTCATACTACGAGCAGAAACGCTTCCAGCAGAGCCGACGGGCCGCAGTACTCATCCAACAGTACTATCGCAGCTACAAGGAGTACGAGAGGCTGAAGCAGACGCCGCGAGCTGCTGCCACCCACAATCCCAAAATCAA GGGGTCGTTCTTGACGAAGAAACAGGACCAAGCCGCGCGAAAAATCATGAGGTTCTTAAGACGCTGCAGACACAG GATCAAGGAGCTGAAGCAGATGAAAGAGCTGGAGAGGCGAGGACTGACCACCTAA
- the znhit1 gene encoding zinc finger HIT domain-containing protein 1, which yields MVLEKKIAVRGDTAQRRVLDEATRLRRLSRQLEALEKDNFQDDPLSSLPPPGPTARLPAFSETEEPEKKKRKTRGDHFKQRFRKNFTTLLEEENLSERAEPNYLTAVAPPSSLPPRHFCCVCGFPSHYTCTTCGGRYCSSKCLCTHRETRCLKWTL from the exons ATGGTGTTGGAGAAGAAGATCGCCG TTCGGGGGGACACGGCCCAGCGGCGGGTTCTGGACGAGGCCACCCGACTGCGGCGGCTGAGTCGCCAGCTGGAGGCGCTGGAGAAGGATAACTTCCAG GACGACCCCTTGTCCTCCCTGCCTCCACCTGGACCTACCGCCCGCCTCCCAGCCTTCAGCGAGACGGAAGAACCAG agaagaagaagagaaagacgaGAGGCGACCACTTTAAGCAGCGTTTCAGGAAGAACTTCACCACTCTGCTGGAGGAAGAG AACCTGTCTGAGCGAGCGGAGCCAAACTACCTGACGGCCGTGGCTCCGCCCTCTTCGCTGCCGCCCCGTCACTTCTGCTGCGTCTGCGGCTTTCCCTCACACTACACGTGCACCACCTGTGGAGGGCGCTACTGCAGCAGCAAGTGTCTgtgcacacacagagagaccAG GTGTCTGAAGTGGACACTGTGA